The following coding sequences lie in one Polynucleobacter sp. HIN7 genomic window:
- a CDS encoding polyprenyl synthetase family protein, with protein MNNTVKNNHLGQILAPISPDLQALDEVIRRRLASEVVLIDQISSYIIQSGGKRVRPALLLLIAKALANGKEIPHALELAAVVEFIHTATLLHDDVVDESTMRRGKQTANAAFGNAASVLVGDFLYSRAFQMMVAPNDIRVMQILSDATNTIAEGEVLQLLNMNDPEVDESSYLQVIRYKTAKLFEASAELGALIAQASDIERELAAAFGRHIGTAFQLMDDLLDYTADPNEMGKNVGDDLREGKPTLPLIYLMEKGSTDQQLLAREAISQNEELPDDVFDQILQGIYSSGALEYTQDAARREVDLALNTIKDFPQNPASESLRALCEYSLIRQG; from the coding sequence ATGAATAACACTGTCAAAAACAATCACTTAGGGCAAATTTTGGCCCCCATCAGCCCTGATTTACAGGCTTTGGACGAGGTCATTCGCCGTCGACTTGCCTCGGAAGTGGTTCTAATTGATCAAATCTCGTCTTACATCATTCAATCGGGGGGAAAGCGGGTCCGCCCCGCTCTTCTCTTATTAATTGCTAAAGCTCTAGCCAACGGCAAGGAAATTCCCCATGCTTTGGAGCTAGCCGCGGTGGTTGAATTTATTCATACCGCCACCCTGCTCCACGATGACGTTGTGGATGAATCCACCATGCGCCGCGGTAAACAAACCGCTAACGCCGCCTTCGGAAATGCTGCGAGTGTGCTGGTGGGTGATTTCCTATACTCGCGAGCTTTCCAAATGATGGTCGCCCCCAATGACATTCGAGTGATGCAAATTCTCTCGGACGCTACCAACACAATTGCCGAAGGTGAAGTCTTACAGCTTCTCAATATGAATGACCCTGAGGTCGATGAGTCTAGCTATCTTCAGGTGATTCGTTATAAGACCGCAAAATTATTTGAGGCATCGGCTGAACTCGGCGCTCTAATTGCACAAGCAAGCGATATCGAGCGCGAACTCGCAGCCGCATTTGGGCGCCATATTGGCACCGCCTTCCAGCTGATGGATGATCTACTGGACTACACCGCAGATCCCAATGAAATGGGTAAGAATGTGGGCGATGATTTACGTGAAGGTAAACCAACCCTCCCACTGATTTATCTCATGGAAAAAGGTAGCACCGATCAACAACTACTGGCTCGGGAAGCAATCTCACAAAACGAGGAGCTACCAGATGATGTGTTTGATCAAATCCTGCAAGGCATCTACAGCTCTGGCGCCTTAGAGTACACCCAAGATGCTGCGAGGCGCGAGGTTGATTTAGCCCTCAATACGATTAAGGATTTCCCACAAAATCCAGCCAGCGAATCCTTGCGCGCTTTATGCGAGTACTCGCTAATTCGTCAGGGATAA
- the rplU gene encoding 50S ribosomal protein L21 has translation MYAVIKTGGKQYKVAAGEKLKIEQIPADIGSDITLDQVLAVGEGSSLKVGDPLVNGAAVMATVVSQGRHDKVKIFKMRRRKHYQKHQGHRQNYTEILIKSIKA, from the coding sequence ATGTACGCGGTCATAAAAACCGGTGGCAAACAGTATAAAGTTGCTGCTGGCGAAAAATTGAAAATAGAACAGATACCGGCGGACATCGGCAGCGACATTACTCTTGACCAAGTTCTCGCCGTAGGCGAGGGCTCATCGCTCAAAGTTGGCGATCCCTTGGTTAATGGTGCCGCTGTGATGGCTACTGTAGTCTCCCAGGGACGTCACGATAAAGTGAAAATCTTTAAGATGCGTCGTCGTAAGCATTATCAGAAACATCAGGGCCATCGTCAGAATTACACAGAGATTCTGATTAAGTCGATTAAGGCCTGA
- the rpmA gene encoding 50S ribosomal protein L27, with protein MAQKKGGGSTRNGRDSESKRLGVKVYGGQAINAGGIIIRQRGTKVHPGVNVGMGKDHTLFALIDGQVEFGVKGAMKKAQVSVLPHSSAA; from the coding sequence ATGGCACAGAAAAAAGGCGGCGGCTCAACACGCAACGGTCGTGACTCAGAATCAAAACGCTTAGGCGTGAAAGTCTATGGCGGTCAAGCAATCAATGCTGGCGGAATTATTATTCGTCAGCGTGGCACCAAAGTTCATCCCGGCGTCAATGTTGGAATGGGCAAAGACCACACCTTATTTGCTTTGATTGATGGACAAGTAGAGTTTGGAGTTAAAGGCGCAATGAAGAAAGCGCAAGTTTCAGTATTGCCTCATTCATCAGCGGCCTGA
- the cgtA gene encoding Obg family GTPase CgtA — translation MKFIDEAKIEVIAGNGGAGSASMRREKFIEFGGPDGGDGGRGGSVYAIADRNINTLIDYRYSKTHTAKNGEPGRGADCYGRAGDDIELRMPVGTIISDSETNEVVADLTKHGERICLAQGGVGGWGNIHFKSSTNRAPRQKTNGKPGERRKLKLELKVLADVGLLGMPNAGKSTLITAVSNARPKIADYPFTTLHPNLGVVRVGNERSFVIADIPGLIEGAAEGAGLGHRFLRHLQRTGVLLHLVDIAPFDENVDVVADAKAIVNELRKYDEALYQKPRWLVLNKVDMLQPEDREQTIADFLKRFEWQGPVFEVSALTGEGCDRLCYAIQDYLDGLRKDRDLEEERAEDPRFLDE, via the coding sequence ATGAAATTCATAGACGAAGCCAAAATTGAAGTGATTGCTGGTAATGGTGGTGCCGGCAGCGCCTCAATGCGCCGCGAGAAATTCATCGAGTTTGGTGGCCCAGATGGTGGCGATGGCGGTCGCGGGGGCAGTGTTTATGCGATTGCGGATCGTAACATCAATACCTTAATTGATTACCGGTATTCCAAAACGCATACGGCTAAAAATGGTGAGCCTGGGCGTGGAGCGGATTGCTATGGCCGTGCTGGTGACGATATTGAGTTACGAATGCCAGTTGGAACCATTATTTCGGATTCGGAAACCAACGAAGTAGTTGCTGACTTGACTAAACATGGGGAGCGAATTTGCCTTGCCCAAGGAGGTGTTGGTGGCTGGGGCAATATTCACTTTAAAAGTAGTACCAACCGTGCCCCACGTCAGAAGACTAATGGCAAACCAGGTGAGCGCCGCAAATTAAAGTTGGAATTAAAAGTGTTGGCCGATGTGGGTTTATTGGGGATGCCCAATGCTGGTAAATCTACTTTGATTACCGCTGTATCCAATGCGCGCCCCAAGATTGCAGATTACCCGTTCACTACTTTGCATCCTAATTTGGGAGTGGTGCGGGTTGGTAATGAACGCAGCTTTGTGATTGCGGATATTCCAGGACTCATCGAGGGTGCTGCTGAGGGCGCTGGTCTTGGTCACCGATTCTTAAGGCATCTACAGCGCACCGGTGTGCTCCTGCACCTGGTTGATATCGCCCCCTTTGATGAGAATGTCGACGTGGTCGCTGATGCCAAGGCGATTGTCAATGAGCTGCGCAAATACGATGAAGCCTTATATCAAAAGCCACGTTGGCTTGTATTGAATAAGGTCGATATGCTGCAGCCTGAGGATCGAGAGCAAACCATCGCAGATTTCTTAAAACGTTTTGAATGGCAGGGTCCCGTATTTGAGGTCTCTGCCCTTACTGGCGAAGGTTGCGATCGCCTTTGTTATGCGATTCAAGATTATTTGGACGGACTTCGCAAAGATCGTGACCTAGAGGAAGAGCGTGCTGAAGACCCCCGTTTTTTAGACGAGTAA
- a CDS encoding CNP1-like family protein — protein sequence MNKLQFLLLASSVTVLSACFSDPLADGTDPFAPTVFKEGETPMPLNPPNKKYLIPFSVSQTTIFKFAVDTESIKIGNDGVTRYIVVITNPSGGQNAYFEGIRCDTFQWRLYGTLEANQQWRANPLGSWLAIKDNVPNRYQAALAQGAFCNLATQEKSYAKVVKSLDPNNFLGITAPVGSEAELPTLR from the coding sequence ATGAATAAACTTCAGTTTCTCTTGCTTGCATCATCAGTTACGGTACTGAGTGCCTGTTTTTCGGATCCCTTGGCCGACGGGACTGATCCGTTTGCACCAACAGTATTTAAGGAAGGGGAAACACCCATGCCCTTAAATCCGCCTAATAAAAAATATTTGATACCTTTCTCAGTATCGCAAACCACTATTTTCAAGTTTGCCGTTGATACCGAATCCATCAAGATTGGAAACGACGGCGTTACCCGCTACATTGTGGTGATTACCAATCCCAGTGGTGGTCAAAATGCTTACTTTGAAGGAATACGGTGCGATACGTTTCAGTGGCGGTTATATGGCACTCTTGAAGCCAATCAGCAATGGCGTGCCAATCCTTTAGGTAGCTGGTTAGCCATTAAGGACAATGTTCCAAATCGCTATCAGGCAGCTTTGGCTCAGGGTGCTTTTTGCAATCTAGCGACCCAAGAAAAAAGTTACGCCAAGGTTGTGAAGTCTCTCGACCCCAATAACTTTTTGGGGATCACTGCTCCCGTCGGATCCGAAGCAGAGCTACCGACTCTGCGCTAA